The following is a genomic window from Aeromonas sp. FDAARGOS 1405.
GCCATAAAACGGTAGAGGTTGGATTGCTGCATCCCGAGCGGATCTGGTTGCCACAGGCAGAGGTTGTCCATGAGTAATCCCTGACTTCATGTATCTACCGGCAGTGTATTGAATTGTTTTTGATTTGTTAATGATTGGTTTTCTGTTGATAACAAACACGTTTGTAACGTATGCGTTACCTCACGAAGCGGCAGCTTGACGGGTCGAGCCGCCAAGCTCTTGATGTTATGCTGCAATTACATTCACCTCGGAGCAGGACGCCATGAGCAGCTACAGCCAACTTTTTGCCCAGCACCTCGATACCTTGCAGCAGCGCAGCCGCGACATTCTGCAACAACAGGGGCTCAGCGGACTGGCCATCCACTCCGGCCAGACTCACCGTATCTTCCTCGATGATCAGGATTACCCGTTCAAGGTAAACCCGCACTTCAAGGCCTGGTTGCCGGTACTGGACAATCCCCATTGCTGGCTGCTGGTGGACGGGGTGAACAAACCGGTATTGCTGTTCTACCGCCCGGTGGATTTTTGGCACAAGGTGGCGGATCTGCCCAATGCCTTCTGGGTCGAGTTCTTCGATATCCGTTTCCTGACCCGGCCGGAACAGGTGGCTGATCACCTGCCAGCCAACAAACAGGAGTGGGCCTATCTGGGCGGCCATCTGGAAGTAGCCGAACTGCTTGGTCTGACCCAGCCCAATCCCGAGGCGGTGCTCAATTACCTGCACTATCACCGCGCCTACAAGACCCCCTACGAGCTGGAGTGCCTGCGTGAGGCGAACCGGATCGGGGTACGCGGCCATATCGCCGCCAAGGACTCCTTTATGGCGGGGGCGAGCGAGTTCGAGATCAATCTGGCCTACATGAAAGCGGTCGGGCAGGGAGCCAATGAGGCGCCCTACGGCAATATCGTCGCCATCAACCGCAATGCGGCCATCCTTCACTACACTCATTTGTCTGCCGTGCGGGTGCCGGATGCGGAGCGCCACTCCTTCCTGATCGATGCCGGCGTCGATTTCCACGGTTATGCCTCCGACATCACCCGTACCTGGGCGTGGCGGCGTGGCGAGTTTGCCGATCTGATTGCAGCCCTCGACGAGCAGCAGCAGGAGATCATCAAGGAGATCAAACCGGGTCGCCGCTACAGCGAGCTGCATCTGCAGATGCACCACAAGCTGGCGCGCCTGCTGCAAGCGACCGAGCTGGT
Proteins encoded in this region:
- the pepQ gene encoding Xaa-Pro dipeptidase, with the protein product MSSYSQLFAQHLDTLQQRSRDILQQQGLSGLAIHSGQTHRIFLDDQDYPFKVNPHFKAWLPVLDNPHCWLLVDGVNKPVLLFYRPVDFWHKVADLPNAFWVEFFDIRFLTRPEQVADHLPANKQEWAYLGGHLEVAELLGLTQPNPEAVLNYLHYHRAYKTPYELECLREANRIGVRGHIAAKDSFMAGASEFEINLAYMKAVGQGANEAPYGNIVAINRNAAILHYTHLSAVRVPDAERHSFLIDAGVDFHGYASDITRTWAWRRGEFADLIAALDEQQQEIIKEIKPGRRYSELHLQMHHKLARLLQATELVDMSVDEMIHTGVTNVFFPHGLGHFLGLQVHDAGGFMQDERGTHLAAPELFPYLRCTRVMEVDQVLTIEPGLYFIDSLLEPLRQGEQGKRVNWNKVEALRPFGGIRIEDNIVLHANGVENMTRQAGL